One part of the Vitis riparia cultivar Riparia Gloire de Montpellier isolate 1030 chromosome 6, EGFV_Vit.rip_1.0, whole genome shotgun sequence genome encodes these proteins:
- the LOC117916720 gene encoding germin-like protein 9-3: MASTMLRHVLFFTIAVFATSWIAQASDPDILSDFIVPANSNAIDGSFFTFTGMRGVFDSAVPPNFKVTKAGLAEFPALNGQSVSFAVLQYPAGGVNPPHTHPHSAEHLFVVEGTLVVGFIDTANKLYTQTLQLGDMCVFPKGLVHFQYNADAKEPATALSAFGSANAGTVSVPPSVFATGIDDGILAKSFKTDVATIQKIKAGLGGRA; this comes from the coding sequence ATGGCCTCGACCATGCTCAGACATGTTCTTTTCTTCACTATAGCTGTCTTCGCCACTTCTTGGATTGCCCAAGCAAGCGATCCAGATATCTTGTCAGACTTCATAGTCCCGGCAAATTCTAATGCCATTGATGGCAGTTTCTTTACCTTCACTGGAATGCGTGGGGTATTTGACTCCGCAGTCCCACCAAACTTTAAGGTAACAAAAGCTGGTCTAGCTGAGTTTCCGGCTCTAAATGGTCAGAGTGTCTCTTTCGCTGTTCTCCAGTATCCCGCAGGGGGTGTGAACCCACCTCACACCCATCCCCATTCCGCAGAGCATCTGTTTGTTGTGGAAGGTACTCTCGTGGTTGGTTTCATTGATACCGCCAACAAACTCTATACTCAGACGCTCCAACTTGGGGACATGTGTGTGTTCCCCAAGGGACTAGTGCACTTCCAATACAACGCTGATGCTAAAGAGCCGGCCACCGCCCTCTCTGCCTTTGGCAGTGCTAATGCTGGAACCGTCTCGGTTCCTCCCTCTGTATTTGCTACTGGCATTGATGATGGAATCCTTGCCAAGTCTTTCAAAACCGATGTTGCCACCATTCAGAAGATCAAGGCAGGACTTGGGGGTAGGGCTTAG
- the LOC117916269 gene encoding putative germin-like protein 9-2, whose product MASRTFSFLFSLVVASFAVVQIAMAGDPNILSDFILPANQSVVDGSFFTFTGMRVLIGAPDPTSFKVLKASLAEFPALNGQSVATAVLLFPADAVNPPHTHPRSAELLYLVFGSLQVGFVDTTNKLYTQTLQAGDMFVFPKGLVHFQYNVDSKSSAVAVSAFGSANAGTVSVPNSVFTTGIDDNILAKSFKTDVATIQAIKAGLAPKP is encoded by the coding sequence ATGGCCTCCAGGACCTTCAGCTTTTTATTTTCACTGGTGGTAGCGTCATTTGCCGTTGTCCAAATAGCAATGGCAGGAGACCCAAACATCCTCTCCGACTTCATACTACCAGCCAACCAATCGGTTGTGGATGGTAGCTTCTTCACATTTACTGGTATGCGGGTTCTGATCGGGGCACCTGATCCCACAAGCTTCAAGGTTTTGAAAGCAAGCTTGGCTGAATTCCCAGCTCTGAATGGCCAGAGTGTTGCTACTGCCGTGCTTCTATTCCCAGCTGACGCAGTCAACCCACCTCACACCCATCCTCGCTCTGCTGAGCTCCTGTACCTCGTTTTTGGTTCACTTCAAGTGGGGTTCGTTGACACAACTAACAAGCTCTATACCCAGACACTTCAAGCAGGTGATATGTTCGTGTTTCCTAAGGGGCTCGTTCACTTCCAGTACAATGTTGATTCAAAGAGTTCTGCTGTAGCCGTTTCCGCCTTTGGCAGTGCAAACGCCGGAACCGTTTCAGTGCCCAACAGTGTATTCACCACCGGCATTGATGACAACATCTTGGCTAAGTCCTTCAAAACAGACGTTGCCACCATTCAAGCAATCAAGGCTGGTCTTGCACCCAAGCCCTGA
- the LOC117916270 gene encoding germin-like protein 9-3: protein MYLSLKYISMASTMLKHLLFFTVAVFATSWIAQASDPDILSDFIFPADSNAINGSFFTFTGMRGVLDSSVPPNFKVTKASMAEFPALNGQSVSFAVLQFPAEGVNPLHTHPRSAEHLFVVEGALVVGFVDTTNKLYTQTLELGDMFVFPKGLVHFQYNANAQEPAVAISAFGSANAGTVSVPLSVFTTGIDDGILAKSFKTDVATIQKIKAGLGGKA from the exons ATGTATTTG TCTCTTAAGTATATCTCGATGGCCTCAACCATGCTCAAACACCTTCTTTTCTTCACTGTAGCTGTCTTCGCTACTTCTTGGATTGCCCAAGCAAGCGATCCAGATATCTTGTCCGACTTCATATTCCCCGCAGATTCTAATGCCATTAATGGCAGTTTCTTCACCTTTACTGGAATGCGAGGAGTGCTTGATTCCTCAGTCCCACCAAACTTTAAGGTGACCAAAGCTAGCATGGCTGAGTTCCCGGCTCTAAATGGTCAGAGTGTCTCTTTCGCTGTTCTCCAGTTCCCTGCAGAGGGTGTAAACCCGCTTCACACCCACCCCCGTTCTGCAGAGCATCTGTTTGTCGTGGAAGGTGCCCTTGTGGTTGGTTTTGTTGACACCACCAACAAACTCTACACTCAGACTCTCGAACTCGGGGACATGTTTGTGTTTCCTAAGGGACTAGTGCACTTTCAGTACAATGCTAATGCCCAAGAACCGGCCGTCGCTATCTCTGCCTTTGGCAGTGCAAATGCTGGAACTGTTTCAGTTCCCCTCTCTGTGTTCACTACTGGCATCGATGATGGAATCCTGGCCAAGTCTTTCAAAACCGATGTTGCTACCATTCAGAAGATCAAGGCAGGACTTGGGGGCAAGGCCTAA